Proteins encoded by one window of Maliibacterium massiliense:
- the nusA gene encoding transcription termination factor NusA — protein sequence MNQEFIEALSALCKEKGIDKEVLIEAIETALITAYKRDYGQDQEVRVIVDRVSGAMRVLRQQTVVEEVENADTEMSLEEARTLKKGYALGDVVETDVTPRTFGRIAAQTAKQIVVQRIREAERGVIYDAYIERENEVMNAMVHRVEKRNVFMDLGRTEAFMNASETMPNETYNPGDHMRVYVLEVKRTTTGPQVLVSRTHPGLVRRLFEMEVPEIQGGIVQIKSVAREAGFRTKMAVHSLDEDVDPVGACVGQKGIRVERIVEELKGEKIDIVRWSADPVEFIANALSPARVLMVQADDQIKAARVMVPDSQLSLAIGREGQNARLAAKLTGWKIDIKSQSQIEQMQQELYDYDAPIDELPNDYID from the coding sequence ATGAACCAGGAATTCATCGAGGCGTTGAGCGCCCTTTGCAAGGAAAAGGGCATCGATAAGGAAGTGCTCATCGAGGCCATTGAAACGGCGCTCATCACCGCCTATAAGCGCGATTACGGGCAGGACCAGGAGGTGCGCGTGATCGTGGACCGCGTAAGCGGGGCCATGCGCGTGCTGCGCCAACAGACCGTGGTGGAGGAAGTGGAAAACGCCGATACAGAGATGTCGCTGGAAGAGGCGCGCACCCTCAAAAAGGGCTACGCGCTGGGCGACGTGGTGGAGACGGACGTCACCCCCCGCACCTTTGGGCGCATCGCGGCGCAGACGGCCAAGCAGATCGTGGTGCAGCGCATCCGCGAGGCGGAGCGCGGCGTGATCTACGATGCGTACATTGAGCGCGAAAACGAAGTGATGAACGCGATGGTGCACCGCGTGGAAAAACGCAACGTCTTTATGGATCTGGGGCGCACCGAGGCGTTTATGAACGCAAGCGAGACCATGCCCAACGAGACATACAACCCGGGCGACCACATGCGCGTCTACGTGCTGGAGGTCAAGCGCACCACAACCGGCCCGCAGGTGCTGGTATCACGCACCCACCCGGGGCTGGTGCGTCGTCTCTTTGAGATGGAGGTGCCCGAGATTCAGGGTGGCATCGTGCAGATCAAATCCGTGGCGCGCGAGGCGGGCTTCCGCACCAAAATGGCGGTGCACAGCCTGGATGAAGACGTCGATCCGGTGGGCGCGTGCGTGGGCCAGAAGGGCATCCGCGTCGAGCGCATCGTCGAGGAGCTTAAAGGGGAAAAGATCGATATCGTACGCTGGAGCGCCGACCCGGTGGAGTTTATCGCCAACGCGCTGAGCCCCGCGCGGGTGCTGATGGTGCAGGCGGATGACCAGATCAAGGCCGCGCGCGTGATGGTGCCCGATTCCCAGCTTTCGCTTGCCATCGGCCGCGAGGGGCAGAACGCCCGCCTGGCCGCCAAGCTCACCGGCTGGAAGATCGATATCAAGAGCCAGTCTCAGATCGAGCAGATGCAGCAGGAGCTCTACGATTACGACGCGCCCATCGACGAACTACCGAACGATTACATCGATTAA
- the rimP gene encoding ribosome maturation factor RimP, whose product MTQSTKQTVHTRIAPVLAQMGLYFVDVETARMGKSTVLRIYVDKDGGLTMEDCEAFHRAIVDVLEDISYDYLEVSSPGDRPLKSDEDYTRCSGREVEVRLYAPLDGKKVYEGILLGRADGLIRLRAGEQECALPERSVAAVKPLFRVD is encoded by the coding sequence TTGACGCAAAGCACCAAACAAACCGTGCACACGCGCATTGCACCGGTCCTTGCGCAAATGGGCCTGTACTTTGTGGACGTGGAAACGGCCCGCATGGGCAAAAGCACGGTGCTGCGCATCTATGTAGACAAGGACGGCGGCCTGACGATGGAGGACTGCGAGGCCTTCCACCGCGCCATTGTAGATGTGCTGGAGGACATTTCCTACGATTATCTCGAGGTATCATCTCCGGGCGATCGCCCGCTTAAGTCTGACGAGGATTATACGCGTTGCAGCGGCCGTGAAGTGGAAGTGCGTCTCTACGCCCCGCTTGACGGCAAAAAGGTATATGAAGGTATTTTGTTGGGACGCGCGGACGGCTTGATCCGTCTGCGTGCCGGCGAGCAGGAGTGCGCGCTGCCTGAGCGCAGCGTTGCGGCGGTTAAACCCCTGTTTCGCGTCGATTAA
- the ispG gene encoding flavodoxin-dependent (E)-4-hydroxy-3-methylbut-2-enyl-diphosphate synthase translates to MTSKVMVGGVPVGGGARVSVQSMCNTDTRDVAATVAQIAALARAGCEIVRVAVPDMAAAQALGAIVAQISIPLVADIHFDYRLAIAAAEAGVQKLRINPGNIGGEEKVRALVACARAHHLPIRIGVNAGSLEKDILAKYGGPTPQGMVDSALGHVRLLEREGFEDIVISLKASDVASTVAAYRIMARTCDYPLHIGVTEAGTARMGTIKSAIGIGSLLLDGIGDTLRVSLTDDPVREVETGLDILRAIGLRKDGVSVISCPTCGRTQVDLVAIAKEVQRRVRDIRTPLTVAVMGCVVNGPGEARYADVGMAGGRDTAVLFRHGERIRTVRGAHIVDELMAEIQRVLAEKQG, encoded by the coding sequence ATGACAAGCAAGGTAATGGTGGGGGGCGTGCCGGTGGGCGGCGGGGCGCGGGTTTCCGTGCAGTCGATGTGCAACACCGATACGCGCGACGTTGCAGCGACGGTGGCGCAGATCGCGGCTTTGGCGCGTGCCGGCTGCGAGATTGTGCGCGTGGCTGTACCGGATATGGCGGCCGCGCAGGCGCTGGGCGCGATTGTGGCGCAGATAAGCATCCCGCTGGTTGCGGACATCCATTTTGATTACCGCCTGGCGATTGCCGCAGCGGAGGCGGGCGTGCAAAAGCTGCGCATTAACCCCGGCAACATCGGCGGGGAAGAGAAGGTGCGCGCGCTCGTCGCCTGCGCCAGGGCGCACCATTTGCCCATCCGCATCGGGGTCAACGCGGGCTCGTTGGAGAAGGACATCCTCGCCAAGTACGGCGGCCCCACGCCCCAGGGCATGGTGGACAGCGCCCTGGGCCACGTCCGCCTGCTGGAGCGGGAGGGCTTCGAGGATATCGTCATTTCGCTCAAGGCATCGGATGTGGCGAGCACCGTGGCGGCCTACCGCATCATGGCGCGTACCTGCGATTACCCCCTGCATATCGGGGTGACGGAGGCGGGCACCGCGCGCATGGGCACCATCAAATCCGCCATCGGCATCGGCAGCCTGCTGCTCGACGGCATCGGGGACACGTTGCGCGTATCGCTGACGGACGATCCGGTGCGTGAGGTGGAGACAGGGCTGGATATTCTGCGGGCCATCGGACTGCGCAAGGACGGTGTGAGCGTCATCTCCTGCCCCACATGCGGCCGCACGCAGGTGGATTTGGTGGCCATTGCCAAGGAAGTGCAGCGCCGCGTCAGGGACATCCGCACGCCGCTGACCGTGGCGGTGATGGGCTGCGTGGTCAATGGGCCGGGCGAGGCGCGCTATGCGGACGTGGGCATGGCGGGCGGCAGGGACACGGCGGTGCTCTTTCGTCATGGCGAGCGCATCCGCACCGTGCGCGGCGCGCATATCGTGGATGAACTGATGGCGGAAATTCAGCGCGTCCTTGCGGAAAAACAGGGTTAA
- a CDS encoding PolC-type DNA polymerase III, which yields MESRAGQALWQDVLRSADVNPSWGIELQKATLDMQKRLLRVSLRTKKEVPTQQCARLEDAFARSLEGLQVKIVWRYAKASAPLSDAALAKEAPGWIARLAKEVPSCPHLMQDARWRLDEAEACVHIDLAVAAACDVLSQKDVPRLLQGMIAEKFSGVARVVLHAADAPALEVESFVQERDSAELAVARAMEKKVRKRAAKKKDGPKVILGKQIFKGETTPLCDLNAESGQVVIEGFICATDSRELNNGRALLTVSVTDYTSSFTAKAYVGKEELQKLLEQLPKETFVRIRGNCEYDRFAREAVLMAYDINEMPHARRMDNAPQKRVELHLHTKMSSMDAVTDLKGLFARAKAWGHSAVAITDHGVVQAFPEAYDLSRGYGVRPLLGMEGYLVDDASAVVEEGEEDSFDRPFVIFDIETTGLSARNNKIIEIGAVRMERGEIKEEFSTMVDPQVSIPQNIVELTGITDAMVKGAPTIEEVLPKFNAFAQGAALVAHNASFDVGFIRTHGHPMGLTFENPVVDTLSLARQLYPELRSHKLNLVAKHLDITLANHHRAVDDALCCAQILRKSFEKLRSMGVERLSDIASVVSGEQRAAALESHHVILYACNAVGLRNLYALVTASHLQYFYRRPRVPKSEIIAHREGLLIGSACQDGELFQAILQDMPETKIRQIAQFYDYLEIQPDGNNAFLIRTGKLPDLEALHDINRRIVALGRELGKPVVATGDVHYLDPQDAYFRTILQHSQGFTDLEEEPSLYYRTTEEMLQEFAYLGEELAREVVVDAPNRIAAMIETIAPIPSELHAPVIEGSDEQIREIATKRVHELYGEQLPEIVEKRLDRELNSIISNQYSVLYLIAQKLVSKSLSDGYLVGSRGSVGSSFAATMCGITEVNPLPPHYRCAQCHYCTFDVDKHKYAVGVDLPDATCPNCGAPLVKDGFDIPFEVFLGFKGNKVPDIDLNFSGEYQPVAHKYTEEIFGKGNVFRAGTVGTIKDKVAYGYVKHYLEETGKPVTRAEVNRLVEGCSGVKRTTGQHPGGIVVLPKGLDVHQFTPLQHPADDKKSGTITSHFEFRVMHDTLVKLDILGHVDPTVIRMLEDMTGVNAREIPLGDPKVISLFTSTEALGVTPEQIRCPVGTFGIPEFGTPFVRQMLMDTKPTSMAELLRISGLSHGTDVWLNNAQDIIKSGVATLKETICTRDDIMNYLIEKMAPLDAFDIMESVRKGKGLVLKRKDGPVDMEPQMRAAGVPQWFVDSCKKIKYMFPKAHAAAYVMMALRIAWFKVYHPQAFYASYYTARAGTDFDADMMMSDEASVRGYLKDMERNEKSMNPREKSVYATLEIVLEMYARGIHFAPLDLYKSEATRFVIDGNDIRPPLSSMAGMGEQAAQAIVQARAQGAFVSIEDLSKRAHIGRSVVETLKSHGCLDGMDETSQVCLF from the coding sequence ATGGAGAGCCGCGCCGGGCAGGCGCTGTGGCAGGATGTGCTGCGCAGCGCAGACGTCAACCCCAGCTGGGGGATCGAATTACAGAAGGCGACACTGGACATGCAGAAGCGATTGCTGCGTGTCTCTTTGCGTACGAAAAAAGAGGTGCCCACACAGCAGTGCGCGCGCCTGGAGGACGCCTTTGCGCGCAGTTTGGAGGGGTTGCAGGTCAAAATCGTCTGGCGCTATGCCAAGGCGTCCGCGCCCCTAAGCGACGCGGCGCTTGCAAAAGAGGCGCCCGGCTGGATCGCACGCCTTGCAAAGGAGGTGCCCTCCTGCCCGCACCTGATGCAGGACGCACGCTGGCGCCTTGACGAGGCGGAGGCCTGCGTGCACATTGACCTTGCGGTGGCCGCCGCCTGCGACGTGCTCAGTCAGAAGGACGTCCCGCGTCTGCTGCAGGGCATGATTGCGGAAAAATTTTCTGGCGTTGCGCGCGTTGTGCTGCACGCGGCGGATGCGCCCGCGCTAGAGGTAGAGAGCTTTGTACAGGAGCGCGACAGCGCCGAGCTTGCCGTCGCCCGGGCGATGGAGAAAAAGGTGCGCAAACGCGCGGCAAAAAAGAAGGACGGCCCCAAGGTGATCCTGGGCAAACAGATTTTTAAGGGGGAGACCACGCCGCTGTGTGACCTCAATGCGGAGTCGGGACAGGTGGTCATCGAAGGGTTTATCTGCGCCACCGATTCACGCGAGCTCAACAACGGCCGCGCGCTTTTGACGGTGAGCGTCACCGACTACACCTCCTCATTTACCGCAAAGGCGTATGTGGGCAAAGAGGAGCTGCAAAAGCTGCTGGAACAGCTGCCCAAAGAGACGTTTGTGCGCATCCGCGGCAACTGTGAGTACGACCGCTTTGCCCGCGAGGCGGTGCTGATGGCCTACGATATTAACGAGATGCCTCACGCCAGGCGCATGGACAACGCGCCACAAAAGCGCGTGGAGCTGCACTTGCACACCAAAATGAGCTCCATGGACGCGGTGACGGACCTCAAGGGACTGTTTGCCCGCGCCAAGGCGTGGGGACACAGCGCCGTGGCCATCACGGACCACGGGGTGGTGCAGGCGTTCCCCGAGGCGTACGATCTTTCGCGCGGCTATGGTGTGCGCCCGCTGCTGGGCATGGAGGGCTACCTTGTGGACGACGCCAGCGCCGTGGTAGAGGAGGGCGAGGAGGACAGCTTTGACCGCCCGTTTGTGATCTTCGACATCGAGACCACTGGCCTTTCGGCGCGCAACAACAAAATCATTGAGATCGGCGCGGTGCGTATGGAGCGCGGCGAGATCAAGGAAGAGTTCTCCACCATGGTGGACCCGCAGGTGAGCATTCCACAGAACATCGTGGAGCTCACGGGCATCACCGACGCCATGGTCAAGGGCGCGCCCACCATCGAGGAGGTGCTGCCCAAGTTTAACGCATTTGCCCAGGGCGCTGCGCTCGTCGCGCACAACGCCTCCTTTGACGTGGGCTTTATCCGCACGCACGGCCACCCGATGGGGTTGACGTTTGAGAATCCGGTGGTCGATACGCTGAGCCTTGCGCGCCAGCTCTACCCCGAGCTGCGCTCCCACAAGCTGAATTTGGTGGCCAAGCATCTGGATATCACCCTGGCCAATCACCACCGCGCGGTGGATGACGCGCTGTGCTGCGCACAGATTCTGCGCAAATCCTTTGAAAAGCTGCGGAGCATGGGCGTGGAGCGTTTGAGTGATATCGCAAGCGTGGTTTCGGGCGAGCAGCGCGCCGCTGCGCTGGAATCCCATCATGTGATTCTCTACGCCTGCAACGCCGTGGGGCTGCGCAACCTCTATGCACTGGTCACCGCGTCGCATTTGCAGTACTTTTACCGCAGGCCGCGCGTGCCCAAAAGCGAGATCATCGCCCACCGCGAAGGGCTGCTCATCGGCTCCGCCTGCCAGGACGGGGAGCTGTTCCAGGCCATTTTGCAGGACATGCCTGAAACAAAAATCCGCCAGATCGCGCAGTTCTACGATTACCTGGAGATCCAGCCCGACGGCAACAACGCCTTTTTGATCCGCACAGGCAAGCTGCCCGACCTGGAGGCGCTGCACGATATCAACCGGCGCATCGTGGCGCTGGGCAGGGAGCTGGGCAAGCCCGTGGTGGCCACTGGCGACGTGCACTATCTCGACCCGCAGGACGCGTACTTCCGCACCATTTTGCAGCACAGCCAGGGGTTTACCGATCTGGAGGAGGAACCCTCTCTCTACTACCGCACCACCGAGGAGATGCTGCAGGAATTTGCCTACTTGGGTGAGGAGCTGGCACGGGAAGTGGTGGTGGACGCGCCCAACCGCATCGCCGCGATGATCGAGACCATAGCGCCCATCCCCAGCGAACTGCACGCGCCCGTCATCGAAGGCTCCGACGAGCAGATCCGCGAAATTGCCACCAAGCGCGTCCATGAGCTGTACGGCGAGCAGCTGCCCGAGATCGTGGAAAAACGGCTGGATCGGGAGCTGAACTCCATCATCTCTAACCAGTACTCCGTGCTGTACCTCATCGCGCAGAAGCTGGTCTCCAAATCTCTCTCCGACGGCTATCTTGTGGGCTCGCGCGGCTCGGTGGGATCTTCCTTTGCCGCTACCATGTGCGGCATCACCGAGGTCAACCCCCTGCCGCCGCACTACCGCTGCGCCCAGTGCCACTACTGCACCTTTGACGTGGACAAGCACAAGTACGCCGTGGGCGTGGATTTGCCCGACGCCACCTGCCCCAACTGTGGCGCGCCGCTTGTCAAGGACGGCTTTGATATCCCCTTTGAGGTATTCTTAGGCTTCAAGGGCAACAAGGTGCCCGATATCGACCTGAACTTCTCGGGCGAATACCAGCCCGTGGCGCACAAATACACCGAGGAAATCTTCGGCAAGGGCAACGTGTTTCGCGCGGGCACCGTGGGCACCATCAAGGACAAGGTGGCCTACGGCTACGTCAAACACTATCTGGAGGAGACGGGCAAGCCTGTCACCCGCGCCGAGGTCAACCGCCTGGTGGAAGGGTGCAGCGGCGTTAAGCGCACCACCGGGCAGCACCCCGGCGGCATCGTGGTGCTGCCCAAGGGGCTGGACGTGCATCAGTTCACCCCCCTGCAGCACCCCGCGGACGATAAAAAGAGCGGCACCATCACCTCGCACTTCGAGTTTCGCGTCATGCACGATACCCTCGTCAAGCTGGATATCCTGGGCCACGTCGATCCCACGGTCATCCGCATGCTGGAGGATATGACAGGCGTCAATGCGCGCGAAATCCCGCTGGGCGATCCCAAGGTGATCTCGCTTTTTACCTCCACCGAGGCTTTGGGCGTCACGCCCGAGCAGATCCGCTGCCCAGTGGGCACCTTCGGCATCCCCGAGTTCGGCACGCCCTTTGTGCGCCAGATGCTCATGGATACCAAGCCCACGTCCATGGCGGAGCTGCTGCGCATCTCAGGTTTGTCCCACGGCACAGACGTGTGGCTCAACAACGCGCAGGATATCATCAAATCAGGCGTGGCCACCTTAAAGGAGACCATCTGCACGCGCGACGATATCATGAACTACCTGATCGAAAAGATGGCGCCACTGGATGCCTTTGACATCATGGAGAGCGTGCGCAAGGGCAAGGGCCTGGTGCTCAAGCGCAAGGATGGGCCGGTGGATATGGAGCCCCAAATGCGCGCCGCCGGCGTGCCTCAGTGGTTTGTAGATTCCTGCAAAAAGATCAAGTACATGTTCCCCAAAGCGCACGCCGCTGCCTATGTGATGATGGCGCTGCGCATCGCGTGGTTCAAGGTGTATCATCCGCAGGCGTTTTACGCATCCTATTATACGGCGCGCGCCGGCACGGACTTTGACGCGGATATGATGATGAGCGACGAGGCGAGCGTGCGCGGCTATCTCAAGGACATGGAGCGCAACGAAAAAAGCATGAACCCGCGCGAAAAGAGCGTGTACGCAACGCTGGAAATCGTGCTGGAGATGTACGCCCGCGGCATCCATTTCGCGCCACTGGACCTGTACAAATCCGAGGCCACGCGCTTTGTCATCGACGGAAACGACATCCGCCCGCCCCTTTCCTCCATGGCGGGCATGGGGGAGCAGGCGGCGCAGGCCATCGTACAGGCGCGCGCGCAGGGGGCGTTCGTCTCCATCGAGGACCTTTCCAAGCGCGCGCACATCGGCCGGTCGGTCGTGGAGACCCTCAAATCCCACGGCTGCCTTGACGGCATGGACGAGACCAGCCAGGTGTGCCTGTTTTGA